From the Elaeis guineensis isolate ETL-2024a chromosome 16, EG11, whole genome shotgun sequence genome, the window AAGCTAGGCCCATCGGTTAGATGGTTTGAGAACGCTGatcattgaaaaattttgagCATGACACCTTCATGTTACACGATATCTTCTTTACAGGAGCAAGAAGATAGTGAAGAACAACGCAATTGAAGAAATGAGAATACCACAGGCAAGTCAATAATAATAAAAGCCAGTTTATGGCCTGTGACAAATGGATCAAAATCCACTGCTGATTTCAGCAAAAGCCTCTATCTTCGGTAATTTGAGCAAGTGCCTGCAAGTTAAAATAAGGTAATACATGGATGTTTAAAAGGGAAATTCTGGAAAATGGTTCCAAAAACTTTAGTACGAATGCTAGAAATCCTTCGGCAATTTTGGTTCAATGATCAGAACTGGCATATAAAATTGACAAGCTCGCATGCAGTAAGTTATGACCTGAATTGGCATGCACTGCCAGATAAGCTTATTCGCTTCCATCACTATAGTTCTAAATTCTATTTCCTGTTTCTACATTAGATTCAACTTCCATATATGCTGTACATCAGGATAAAGTGGTTAATCAAGTTCTCGGCATGAAGAATGAGTGCATGTGAGCACATATGAATGGGTTGGAAGTAGggtatgctgaaccggtaccgccgGCCGGCCGATACGGCTAGCCGGTGGTATGGTTCGGTACGGTTTCGTACCATACCAAACCGATGAAGACGACCCAAActggaagagaaaaagagagaaagagagaaatagagagagagaaggaggaagaaagaaaaagagggaggggaaggagccgacGGGGCCGCCGGACGGCCTCTGGCTGGCCGCCGGAGGGCGCAGTCCTTGCGCGCGGCACCGCGGGCATGAAACAGAGGCGTCATCCCTGTTTCgcgatttttttaaaaagatagttttaagtgaagccggcaaatagtttgccgacttcatgatttttatttttatttttaaaaaatctattaaGCTGCGTTGCCGACTTCAtgagtttaaaattaaaaaaataaaaatcaaaacaaaccgtctgtttcgaaaaagaagaaggggacgGAGTCACTCCGTGGCTCCGCTCGCGCCaccgccctcaggccgtcggcgtcTGTTCGCTGGCCATCGGGGGCCTTGCGATGGAGGCGCCGTCCGTTCGATAGGTCCCTCCCCCgagcactctctctctctttctcactctcttgaaagccctatcgggcgatacAGGGTTCGGAAGCCCTCCGGCAGCCGCAGTCGGCCACCATCAGCCTCcggcggctcccacctccctctcctctctctctctctctctctctctcattttctctttttttctttcgtaCCTCCGGTGTACCGAATTTATCGGCCGAATCGTGCCGGTTCTCTGCCGTCCGATACGATACGGAGTGTACCAGCCGGTTCGGCACAGTATGACAAACGCTGGTTGGAAGTATTTTTCCTCCCGAAAAAGTTTGTAACATCATTGGATGTTTATAACAGTGACTTAGGCTTGGTCCTTCTCTCACCTGATTTTTACCGGGATCCACCTATCTTATTTCTCAAAACAAAAATGTTGAGACTATTCTACTCCCCAAAATATCTTGCATTTTTCAGTGCATTAATATGGTTCCGGCCTTCCTGTTTTCCTTAAAAGCTATATTAATTGTGTTTTCTTGTATGAACCATATTGTTTGATTGCCCGTTGTGGCTATTAATATGGTTCTGGCCATATTATCTCAGTTTATATTGATCTATGATGGTATGAGTTAATGTACCTGTAATTTGCTTACGGAAGCGTGTCCTCTGtttgtaaatttatattttgtctTCCATAACTTTAAATACTAATTTGTGACTTGGCTGACTCAAATCATGATATATTTTAGTACTCTATTTTGTCCACTTAAATGGGATAATGGATAATTGGCTGTTTGATTTATTGCTTTATGAATGTCTTTTTCTTCCAAGAatgatatttttgattatttgatgcCAATTTTGTCAGCCAAATCTAGTTTGaactgattatttttctttttttcactgTGATTCCCCAGCATTCAAAAGACAGTTGATCGTTATTTAATGCACACAAAAGATGTCAACATCAACATCAGAGCAACGGAACAAAATATGCAGGTCAAGAGGGATTCGctttttgcttgaaaaattaaACCCATCCTATTATCTGACTCAAATGAGATTGACAGTTATTTTTGTATGGCATGTTGCAGACTGCTGTATAAAGTAGATGAGATATATAATTCTGATCActaagggtgcgtttggttacaccttttgatttttgatttttaaaaaatattttttattttttttatttttgttattgagtaaaagcaaaaaagcaaaagatatgtttgataactacgttgctataaagcaacaAGCAACATTTGGGGATGGCAGGTGAAGAGCTCAACAAGGGAGAAGGATtcgagaagggagggagaagggggtggagagatgaagagctcgacgagagagAAGGGTTCGAACTTTTTACTTTTTGGTTTGACATTTTAGATGCAGGGAAGCAAaaaaaagtagaaaagcaaattttggaaagcaaaaattttttgctttgcatataaagtaattattttgattattttgatttttactttttgcttttcatggtgttaccaaacattgctttttgatttttattttttaaaaattaaaaaataaaaaaaaatatttttttaatgactaaccaaacgcaccctaagTAGTGCACCAagcacaaaacttttcaaattaaattcaagcatTCTGCCATCATGATTATTTTTGTCAAGTCTGTGTCCTCACACTGAATTGTTTGAACTGCAGCAATGGAGGGCTGAAGCTGAAGCCATGACAAAGAAGATTGAACATCTTGAAGCCTATAAAAGGTTAAGCTTTGAACTTTAATTATAGCTTACTTCTACCGAAAGATGATAGATGATTTCCTGTTGCTCAAATTATGAATGAACAAGAAATATTTCCAATAATAGTTTAGAGATAACATTGTTACACTTAGGAGATTAAAGTATAATGCAGGAAGCTATTGGGTGAGGGTTTAGGATCATGTTCATTAGAGGAACTCCATGGAGTAGAGATGCAGCTGGAGCAAAGCCTAATCAAAATCAAGGAAAGAAAGGTGAATCTGAATGACATTCATTTCATTTGTTCTAATTAAACCTACAGCAATAACATTATTTACCATAGATGCTACTTGTATTTTATCCAGTATCACATGCTGATGGAGCAAATTGCACGGCTAAAAGAAAAGGTAAGCCTCTTTCATACTTCCTAAGAATAATGGAGGGAGAAGGAGATCCTATCCCCCACCAGTCAACTCTTTCATATTCGAATAAAACGTTCCATTTTTCCGAGGACTAATCATACTAATAAagagttccttttgcttttgctCATCAAAATCAGGAGAGGATTCTTTTAGAAGAGAACTTATCATTACGTGGAAAGGTAAGAGTGAGTTGATACAGAATTATCCTTGTGATCCATCATCAAATCAGTATGTCCAAGAGTTCTTTCAGTTTCAATGCACGGCCTGGTCATTTGTGATAGTTAGGCATCCAATTAAATTTGGCCCCCTTTCTTACTCTTCTTGAGAAGGAGACCCTATCCCCCACCAGTTAAACTCTTTCATACTCAAATAAAATGTTCTAGTTTGCCAAGGACTAGTCGTACTAATGAAGAATTCCTTTTGCTTTTGCTCATCAAAATCAGGAGAGGATTCTTTTTAAAGAGAACTCATCATTACATGGAAAGGTAAGAGTCAGCTAATATGGATTATCCTTGTGATCCATCATCAAATCAGTATGTCAAAGAGTTCTTTTAATTTCAATACATGGCCTGGTCATTTGTGATGCTTACTTATCCAACTGAATTTGCCCCCACTAAATTTCTCATTTCAAGAGAACTGTGCCCATGGTGCATTCGGCATAGACCGGTGCATCATGATAGGAGCTCAGCCCTTACTAACTCGAAATTTCTTTATCTGTAGTGCAAGACAGAACCTCCAGTACAACTGATAACTCAGGCATCTTCAAATGGTGATGCTTGTCAAAATATGGAGGTAGAGACTGAGCTGATTATTGGAAGGCCAGGAACCTGTGAGGCTAAACAACAGGATCATGTTAGCCTCAACAAGCAGTGGTCGCAGGTTTAGATCTTGCTCTCGATTATACACACCTCCGAACAATAAGTTCATGACACGCCGATTGTTTAACTTTTCTTAAAATCCTAAATCCTTACAAAGATCTGGGCAATGGGACATCAAAAGGTCAAAATAACAGAGTGAATTATTTTCGGTATTAGATGTCAACATGCAAATTTGTCAGCTGAGGCAAGAATTCAGAATATATGCATATCATCATCTGTGTGATTTGGTGTGAGTAAAGAGATGATAATTTCAAATTTCTTGACCGTTCCAAAATTTGGACTTGTCAGAATTTTTTATGTATTTGTCATATAATTTTATGTATTTGTAACGTATATAGTGGTTTACAGTTTGAACCGCTATATACTGGAAACATAGAAAGTATGCAAGTGCTCTGTGAACATTTCTTGCAAgatgcaataaaaaaaa encodes:
- the LOC105059538 gene encoding MADS-box transcription factor 50, translating into MVRGKTEVRRIENATSRQVTFSKRRNGLLKKAFELSVLCDAEVALIVFSPKGKLYEFSSSSSIQKTVDRYLMHTKDVNINIRATEQNMQQWRAEAEAMTKKIEHLEAYKRKLLGEGLGSCSLEELHGVEMQLEQSLIKIKERKYHMLMEQIARLKEKERILLEENLSLRGKERILFKENSSLHGKCKTEPPVQLITQASSNGDACQNMEVETELIIGRPGTCEAKQQDHVSLNKQWSQV